A single window of Sphingobium sp. SCG-1 DNA harbors:
- a CDS encoding sensor histidine kinase, with protein sequence MLPNIVRFNVPDPTNFPDPQPQAQTQPHDSGILSQDLAEEIQSLREGLSARDAFIAIAAHELRNPMTPIRGQVDLLLRSVRGGRHSADRLIQGLERLEWLIDRYMKRATTLLDVSRATTGKLKLVPEPVHLFMLTDEVVRGLAPLASYARSQMTVEVPETISGTWDRLALEQILENLISNAIKYGQGKPIHVSAEIQGEKVVIRVHDSGPGISEADQVRIFERFERAIDPSKQGIGFGVGLWIVRRLAEAMGGGIKVESTPDLGSTFIVTLQRDMTVAE encoded by the coding sequence GTGCTGCCGAATATCGTCAGGTTCAACGTGCCCGATCCTACCAACTTTCCAGATCCGCAACCGCAGGCACAAACCCAGCCGCATGACAGCGGGATATTATCTCAGGATCTGGCTGAAGAAATCCAATCATTGCGCGAAGGATTATCTGCGCGTGACGCGTTCATTGCAATTGCTGCCCATGAACTACGAAACCCTATGACACCTATTCGCGGTCAGGTTGACCTGCTTCTACGATCGGTGCGTGGCGGGCGGCATTCGGCAGATCGGCTGATACAGGGGTTGGAGCGGCTGGAGTGGCTGATCGATCGTTACATGAAGAGGGCGACGACTCTGCTAGATGTCTCCCGCGCCACGACGGGAAAGCTCAAGCTGGTTCCGGAGCCGGTACATCTCTTCATGCTGACCGATGAAGTCGTCCGCGGCCTCGCGCCCCTCGCCAGCTATGCTCGCTCGCAAATGACGGTGGAAGTGCCGGAGACAATCAGCGGTACATGGGATCGTCTTGCCCTCGAACAGATCCTGGAGAACCTCATCTCGAATGCCATCAAATACGGGCAGGGAAAGCCGATCCACGTCAGCGCAGAAATACAAGGCGAGAAAGTTGTTATCCGCGTGCACGACTCCGGACCGGGCATCAGCGAAGCAGACCAGGTTCGCATCTTCGAGCGGTTTGAGCGTGCGATCGATCCCAGCAAACAGGGCATCGGCTTCGGCGTGGGCCTGTGGATCGTCCGCAGGCTTGCCGAGGCTATGGGGGGCGGCATAAAAGTTGAGAGCACGCCGGACCTTGGTTCGACTTTTATCGTTACCCTCCAGCGCGACATGACGGTAGCAGAATGA
- a CDS encoding MBL fold metallo-hydrolase, whose protein sequence is MIPDPRTDDLCVTMVGHVTLLIQIAGINILTDPVWSDRASPVSFAGPKRVTAPGIALHDLPPIDVILLSHNHYDHLDIATLRVLHKDHAPLIVTPLAMTASCAVASAMRGWPYTALR, encoded by the coding sequence GTGATACCCGATCCCCGAACGGACGATCTGTGCGTGACGATGGTGGGTCACGTGACGCTCCTGATCCAGATAGCTGGGATCAATATCCTGACCGACCCCGTTTGGTCAGATCGCGCCAGTCCTGTGTCGTTTGCCGGTCCCAAGCGCGTGACTGCCCCTGGCATCGCGCTGCACGATTTGCCGCCGATCGACGTGATCCTCCTGTCGCATAATCACTATGATCATCTTGATATCGCGACGCTACGGGTGCTACATAAAGATCACGCGCCGTTGATCGTTACGCCACTGGCAATGACAGCATCGTGCGCCGTCGCATCCGCGATGCGCGGATGGCCTTATACCGCTCTCCGATGA
- the creD gene encoding cell envelope integrity protein CreD yields MTKFCGAAMIEGLAEGMRRTRSPGIKLLFAALVALALIVPLMLVYALVWDRQSQSQTAQDAINAGWGGPQIIAGPVVVVPFRITQVQAEQVNGQTVSRTVETEKLLYISLTENLVTTSVSPEERRKSIYRSVLYDARIKGTAQFELPLDLPRFGITADRLLWDRAELRMGASDARGLTNGGALSAAGRPLVVQPGKGPGATGGQGFFAFLPGNGVGRLVVTYDFGLNGSRSLSLVPRGGKTRWDVSSTWPSPSFGGAFLPERRAVSDGGFTARYAIDKLALGQPPVDMEELGAPLVDGDAGYALAPVAESASNARGLGGPSEAISGNSRAVTVGLIEPINLYSKVDRAVKYGFLFIGFTFLAFLLFDIVGGARVAAAEYLLTGAALVLFFVLLLAFAEIIGFTAAYLLGAGAIIGLLSAYSAAVLKSWRRGRFIGALLVGLYALLFVLLNLEAWSLLIGSVLLLVALAGVMYATGNVEWSNVGQGKSPLEA; encoded by the coding sequence CAATGATCGAGGGCCTAGCTGAAGGGATGCGCCGAACCCGTTCGCCCGGCATCAAACTTTTATTCGCAGCTTTGGTGGCATTGGCGCTTATCGTGCCTTTGATGCTGGTATATGCTCTTGTGTGGGATCGACAGAGCCAGTCACAGACGGCCCAAGACGCAATCAATGCAGGTTGGGGCGGACCGCAGATTATTGCCGGCCCTGTTGTCGTCGTACCGTTTCGCATCACGCAGGTGCAGGCGGAACAGGTCAATGGACAGACTGTCTCCCGTACTGTTGAGACCGAGAAGCTGCTTTACATCTCCCTAACCGAAAATCTCGTCACGACCAGCGTCAGCCCAGAAGAGCGCCGCAAATCGATCTATCGCAGCGTGCTCTACGACGCGCGCATCAAGGGGACCGCCCAATTCGAATTGCCGCTGGACCTGCCGCGCTTTGGTATCACCGCCGACCGCCTGTTATGGGATCGTGCGGAATTGCGGATGGGCGCTTCAGACGCTCGCGGGTTGACCAACGGAGGCGCACTATCGGCTGCTGGACGGCCGCTTGTCGTGCAGCCGGGCAAAGGTCCGGGGGCTACCGGTGGACAGGGGTTTTTTGCTTTTCTGCCCGGGAATGGCGTGGGCAGACTGGTCGTGACATATGATTTCGGTTTAAACGGGAGCCGCTCACTAAGTCTGGTTCCGCGAGGCGGCAAAACACGGTGGGATGTGTCGTCGACTTGGCCAAGTCCCAGTTTCGGCGGAGCCTTTTTGCCCGAAAGGCGCGCGGTCTCGGACGGCGGCTTTACGGCACGATATGCCATCGACAAACTGGCGTTGGGACAGCCCCCGGTGGATATGGAAGAATTAGGCGCGCCATTAGTGGATGGCGATGCCGGTTACGCCTTGGCACCGGTGGCTGAAAGTGCATCTAACGCCCGAGGCCTTGGTGGACCGTCGGAGGCCATAAGCGGCAACTCGCGGGCCGTGACCGTCGGGCTTATCGAGCCGATCAACCTTTATTCCAAAGTCGACCGGGCGGTAAAATATGGATTTCTGTTTATCGGATTCACGTTCCTGGCGTTCCTGTTGTTCGACATTGTCGGCGGGGCGCGTGTTGCGGCAGCGGAATATCTGCTTACCGGGGCAGCGCTCGTGCTGTTCTTCGTGCTGCTGCTGGCATTCGCAGAGATAATCGGGTTCACAGCCGCCTATTTGCTGGGTGCCGGAGCGATCATCGGGCTGCTCTCTGCCTACAGTGCTGCGGTGCTGAAAAGCTGGCGGCGCGGGCGTTTCATCGGTGCGCTGCTCGTCGGCCTGTACGCCTTGCTCTTCGTGCTGTTAAACCTTGAGGCATGGTCCCTGCTCATCGGATCGGTGCTTCTGTTGGTCGCACTGGCAGGCGTGATGTACGCCACTGGAAATGTTGAATGGAGCAATGTTGGCCAAGGGAAATCTCCGCTTGAGGCTTGA